A window of the Pararge aegeria chromosome 2, ilParAegt1.1, whole genome shotgun sequence genome harbors these coding sequences:
- the LOC120630436 gene encoding protein ALP1-like has translation MLTTKQKRMIIAYYYYNKIKKETKNKRLYWVHPIIQEKNGFGGFITLYRVMRQHEEKFVDYFRMKMSTFDKLLTTIENNIRHENTKMRESIPPYIRLAVTLRYMATGDTFARLHFDFRIGIKTIANIVREVTHHIWSELSTVYMRMPTQEEWLNIAQRYEINANFPHCLGALDGKHIRIIKPEESGSMFLNYKHFFSIVLMAIVDSNYNYIFIDVGSYGKECDSNVFKETQFWKKLVDNTLNIPSPCSIINTNYILPYVFVADEAFALHANVLRPYGGNELTKEQKIFNYRLTRARRYVECAFGIMANKWRILHRSLNLSLDLTVAIVKTTCVLQNFIHTEEGHVEPLINRDRLNSPLHLEGNNLTADEIRQKYTEYFSSDEGSLPWQDKYT, from the exons atgttaactacaaagcaaaaaagaatgataattgcatattattattataacaaaataaaaaaggaaacaaaaaacaagaGACTTTACTGGGTTCATCCAATTATACAAGAGAAAAATGGGTTTGGCGGGTTCATTACCCTTTACCGTGTCATGCGACAACATGAGGAAAAATTTGTGGATTATTTTCGCATGAAAATGTCTACGTTTGACAAGCTTTTGacaacaatagaaaataatatacgacATGAAAATACCAAAATGCGAGAAAGTATTCCTCCATACATTAGATTGGCCGTAACATTaag ATACATGGCAACTGGAGATACCTTCGCACGTCTTCATTTCGATTTTCGAATcggaataaaaacaatagcGAACATTGTACGTGAAGTTACTCATCATATTTGGTCAGAATTATCTACAGTTTATATGCGGATGCCAACACAAGAAGAATGGTTGAATATAGCACAAAGATATGAAATAAATGCCAATTTTCCACACTGTCTTGGAGCACTGGACGGGAAacatattagaataattaaacccGAAGAAAGTGgatcaatgtttttaaattataaacatttcttttctaTTGTTCTCATGGCTATTGTGGATTCCAActacaattacatttttattgatgtaGGGTCGTATGGTAAAGAATGTGAttcaaatgttttcaaagaaacACAGTTTTGGAAAAAACTTGTTGACAATACGTTAAACATACCATCCCCATGctctataataaatactaactaTATATTACCATATGTTTTTGTAGCTGATGAAGCTTTCGCACTTCATGCTAACGTACTTCGACCCTACGGTGGTAACGAACTCACAAAAgaacaaaagatatttaattatcgcTTGACAAGGGCAAGAAGATACGTCGAGTGTGCATTTGGAATAATGGCCAACAAATGGAGAATTCTGCACCGATCTTTAAACTTAAGTCTCGATTTAACAGTTGCTATTGTAAAAACTACTTGcgttttgcaaaattttattcatacagAAGAAGGTCACGTTGAGCCTTTAATCAATCGAGACCGATTAAATAGTCCATTGCATTTAGAAGGCAATAATCTCACAGCAGACGAAATTCGTCAAaaatatactgaatatttttcctCTGATGAAGGATCACTGCCATGGCaagataaatacacataa
- the LOC120630446 gene encoding uncharacterized protein LOC120630446, whose protein sequence is MADELLITLVEGRPVLWDKTLDIYKDKRLTYEAWREIFTILNKDFDEMTNVKKNEYAKSTAKKWTSLRDRWMKCHRRLKEMKSGSGAKKIRKCDFYDEMLFLTKIVTRRDTESNIPETTNVEKSPVEHTPIAKKKKQDVSEVDKNMAEFIKAVTKEEESRAMSFFKSIAPSVDKFSDEEMVDFQFEVLKLVRSTQQRKGSDVQHQWSTEYYKTTQPSTSSFNVPGPSYSTRPGYSTQKSTSIEFDTETISSVETSHTDEFHFDFSEEYEHVESVEFGNM, encoded by the exons ATGGCTGATGAGTTACTTATAACTTTAGTAGAAGGACGACCGGTATTGTGGGACAAAACTTTAgacatatataaagataaaagactcACATACGAAGCATGGAGAGAAATATTTACTATCTTAAACAAAGACTTCGACgaaatgacaaatgtcaaaaaaaatgaatatg CAAAGTCTACAGCAAAAAAATGGACAAGTTTGCGAGATAGGTGGATGAAATGTCACAGAAGACTTAAAGAAATGAAATCGGGATCGGGTGCTAAGAAGATTCGTAAATGTGATTTTTACgacgaaatgttatttttgacaaaaattgtAACACGCCGAGACACTGAGTCAAATATACCCGAAACAACAAACGTGGAAAAAAGTCCCGTAGAACATACACCGATcgcgaaaaaaaagaaacaggatGTTAGCGAGGTGGACAAAAATATGGCAGAATTTATAAAGGCTGTTACCAAAGAAGAAGAGAGCCGTGccatgtcattttttaaaagtatagctCCGAGTGTTGATAAGTTCAGTGATGAGGAAATGGTGGATTTCcagtttgaagttttaaaacttgTGCGTTCTACGCAACAACGAAAGGGAAGTGATGTTCAGCATCAATGGAGTACTGAGTATTACAAAACAACGCAGCCTTCTACGTCGTCATTTAACGTACCCGGCCCATCATACTCGACTCGACCAGGTTACAGTACTCAAAAATCTACATCCATTGAATTTGACACCGAAACTATTAGTAGTGTGGAAACATCGCATACAGATgaatttcactttgacttttctGAAGAATATGAACATGTGGAGTCTGTTGAATTTGGAAACATGTAA